AGATCCGGCTGCTGCAAAGCGACGGCAAGGTGGTCAAGCTGGAGATCGATGCCAGCAACGGCAGCCTCATCAGCATGAAGCGCAAGAAGTGAACCCCGGCACTCAGGAAGGCTGTAGAGCATGCGAATTCTGCTGATTGAAGACGAGCCCACGCTGCGCGAGCAGCTGCATCAGGCCCTGGTGCAGGCCGGCCACACCGTGGAGACGGCCTCCGACGGCGAGACGGCGCAATACCTGGGCGAGGTGGAGAGCTTCGACGCCGCAGTGCTGGACCTGGGCCTGCCGGTGCGCGACGGGCTGAGCGTGCTGCGCGCCTGGCGCGCTCAGGGCCGCTCCATGCCGGTGCTGATCCTTACCGCCAGAGCCGCCTGGCATGAAAAAGTCGCGGGCATGGATGCCGGAGCCGACGACTATCTGGCCAAACCCTTCCACATGGAAGAGCTGCTGGCGCGTCTGCGTGCGCTGCTGCGACGCCTGAGTCCGCATGCCAGCGCTTTGTGGCAATGCGGCTCCATCACCCTGGACTCGCGCCAGGCGCGCGTCACCGTCGAAGGTCAGGCGCTGACGCTGACCAGCCATGAATTCAAGGTACTGGCCCTGCTGATGCAGCGCATGGGCGCCGTGGTCTCGCGCACCGAGCTGTCCGAGCATATCTATCCGCAGGAAAGCGACCGCGACTCCAACACCATCGAGGTCTTTGTCGGGCGGCTGCGGAAAAAACTGCCCGCAGGCTCGATCGAAACCGTGCGCGGCCTGGGC
This window of the Comamonas testosteroni genome carries:
- a CDS encoding response regulator transcription factor — translated: MRILLIEDEPTLREQLHQALVQAGHTVETASDGETAQYLGEVESFDAAVLDLGLPVRDGLSVLRAWRAQGRSMPVLILTARAAWHEKVAGMDAGADDYLAKPFHMEELLARLRALLRRLSPHASALWQCGSITLDSRQARVTVEGQALTLTSHEFKVLALLMQRMGAVVSRTELSEHIYPQESDRDSNTIEVFVGRLRKKLPAGSIETVRGLGYRLVAPTNHASTICPSTP